The sequence below is a genomic window from Cicer arietinum cultivar CDC Frontier isolate Library 1 chromosome 6, Cicar.CDCFrontier_v2.0, whole genome shotgun sequence.
AAAATGAGAACAAATGTGAGAAGATTGGAAATATTTTGGGTTATGGTTTGAACATCAAATGCATACAAACATTATATTCTCATTTCAAGTTTATGTTTTTGACATATAGCAGGAGAAGCCTCAAAGCCAAAGCTGTCACCGTGCAACTCCTCCTCTTCCTCAACCTGTTCTTCACCATCGTCTCCTTTTTTCCAGAGGTTGAGGCACCATGACTCAGAAGAAGACCATGGCCAGAATCAGAAGAAATCAGTTCTCGCCAAAGTGAAGGAGAAGGCCAAGAAGTTACGCCATAGCCTCAGCAAGAAGAGACACGAGGATGGAATTGCTACTAGTCCTTCTTCGGGGGTTGGACTAGAAGGTGATGGCATAGAAGATGATGCTGAATATTATGGAGCTccaagtaataaaaaaaagcaTATATAATTTGTCTTATCTTCCTTTTTATTCATCTATATTGCAGTATGGTGTTACAACACTAAGTACCATTAGATTTAGAGAGAAAAACTTTACCTTAGATTTCTCATTAAATCTAACGGTACCTACAGTTTTAGCCATACTGCTGTGGTAGAGGACCTAGGTGTATAATTGtctcaaattaatatttcagtGTATGAATCCGAGAAAGTGCCTGAAGGATACACAGAAAATGAAAGGCAGCATTCAAGAATGAGTCCAACAATCCCACAGAAGCATGTTATGTCAAGCAATGACAGACTTGGATTAGAACAAGTTAGAGAAAAGACACTAAATCGTTCATTGTCCAAGAAAGCAACACAACCAGCTGCAACTACATTTTCTGGTCCAAACAAGATATCGACCAAAGCTGCTGCCGAGAAGAATCTGGCACCAGCTTATACTGAAGGATCAGAAACAGCTCACTATACAACCTCAAAATTTCAAGGTCTCTCGGTTTCCAAACCCAGAGAGCATCACAATTCATCGCCAACAGGTGCAACAACTCATAAAGCATCATTGTCCGTCCGTGCTTCACGTACGCCTCCAGCTAAGATGCCCTCTCAAACATGTCCAAGCACCCCTCAAACTTCATCAACTCCAATGGTGACTCCACCTCCTTCACCACCCTCGTCTGCTCCACCAGGTGCGGCCAATAACAGCCCTACCTCTCAGATATGGGATAAGGGTGTTTCTGTGAAGGAATACTTGATGAACAAACTTGAACCAGGTGAAGATGAGAAAGCTCTTTCACGTGTGATATCTGAAGCAATGAGTCCTAGGAGAACTCCTGGGGATGTAGGTGTGATCGAGAAGGTGAGAGAAGCTGTAACATCTTTACTTCGAACTGAGGTACCAACAAAACATGCAGATGCAAAAGCAACAACAAAACTTGCAGACACAAACCCCACCACTGCTGCTCGCACGCCCTCCCAAGTCTCAGCCTCTACCAGCACTACTAGCGCTTCATCTCAAGTCCCTGTATCTTTCAACCCTCACGAAGGTAATTAACCAGTTCGTCAATCTTTGGCTTTGATATCTATTTCATGTATTATCTGATTTTTTCCCTATACATTATTTTTGCCTCTACATAAGTCAATGTTTCATTTCATCATTCT
It includes:
- the LOC101514063 gene encoding uncharacterized protein, which gives rise to MAQLERPHKYIDASKNPASIQTMEQLLRGEASKPKLSPCNSSSSSTCSSPSSPFFQRLRHHDSEEDHGQNQKKSVLAKVKEKAKKLRHSLSKKRHEDGIATSPSSGVGLEGDGIEDDAEYYGAPMYESEKVPEGYTENERQHSRMSPTIPQKHVMSSNDRLGLEQVREKTLNRSLSKKATQPAATTFSGPNKISTKAAAEKNLAPAYTEGSETAHYTTSKFQGLSVSKPREHHNSSPTGATTHKASLSVRASRTPPAKMPSQTCPSTPQTSSTPMVTPPPSPPSSAPPGAANNSPTSQIWDKGVSVKEYLMNKLEPGEDEKALSRVISEAMSPRRTPGDVGVIEKVREAVTSLLRTEVPTKHADAKATTKLADTNPTTAARTPSQVSASTSTTSASSQVPVSFNPHEVAQEENHGRILQAN